A stretch of Shewanella dokdonensis DNA encodes these proteins:
- a CDS encoding prepilin-type N-terminal cleavage/methylation domain-containing protein, with product MRKQQGFTLIELVVVIIILGILAVVAAPKFLNLQSDARVSALQGLKGAIQGANSLVYSKAALAGKEKLGKSTIKDNQDQTIDIVYGYLPATIDGLKKGADIDLGAGSGPTAGVTNDWIINVTAGTDDTAGTATIWQKGAPADADGNTCSATYTEATSKSLPSVVVVTTGC from the coding sequence ATGAGAAAGCAACAAGGTTTTACACTGATCGAACTGGTGGTGGTGATCATCATTCTGGGGATCTTGGCAGTGGTGGCGGCACCTAAGTTTTTGAATTTGCAGTCAGATGCCCGCGTCTCCGCCTTGCAGGGATTAAAAGGCGCGATTCAGGGGGCTAACTCACTGGTGTATTCAAAAGCTGCGTTGGCTGGGAAAGAAAAATTAGGTAAATCGACAATTAAAGACAACCAAGATCAGACAATAGACATTGTGTATGGTTATTTACCTGCAACTATCGATGGATTAAAGAAAGGTGCTGACATAGATCTAGGTGCAGGTTCAGGACCTACTGCTGGGGTTACAAATGACTGGATTATAAATGTTACGGCCGGTACCGATGATACCGCTGGTACAGCAACAATATGGCAGAAGGGCGCTCCAGCTGATGCAGACGGTAATACTTGCAGTGCTACATACACTGAAGCGACAAGTAAAAGTCTGCCTTCTGTGGTAGTTGTTACTACAGGTTGCTAA